A genomic stretch from Engraulis encrasicolus isolate BLACKSEA-1 chromosome 10, IST_EnEncr_1.0, whole genome shotgun sequence includes:
- the marchf9 gene encoding E3 ubiquitin-protein ligase MARCHF9 produces the protein MFKYRIRMFFNELKVLKFFMRSGSTHPDSDIDLDRRSTMRGLGMGGCGWPPFVDCSSRNDEEEYYGSDPARPRSLAFEEKESKLQAGLDAVSLASSTGSGMRTPQCRICFQGLEQGELLSPCRCAGSVRCTHQPCLIRWISERGSWSCELCYFKYQVLAISTKNPLQWQAISLTVIEKVQIAAIILGSLFLMASISWLVWSSLSPSAKWQRQDLLFQICYGMYGFMDIVCIGLIIHEGSSVYRIFKRWQAVNQQWKVLNYEKAKDLGDPLSSSGKGGGTSGGGARGAGGGGGHGSSSTLGRHRRGLSSLGSRGARRWHRRRLRTILDHHCGYTILHIISQLRPSHPRLRAGGNREVVMRVTTV, from the exons ATGTTCAAGTACCGGATCCGCATGTTTTTTAACGAACTGAAGGTACTGAAGTTTTTTATGCGATCCGGTTCAACACATCCTGACAGCGACATAGACCTAGATAGACGATCGACCATGCGGGGACTGGGGATGGGCGGCTGCGGATGGCCGCCCTTTGTCGACTGCTCTTCTCGCAATGACGAAGAGGAGTATTACGGAAGTGATCCGGCGAGGCCCAGGAGCCTGGCGTTCGAGGAGAAGGAATCCAAGCTGCAGGCGGGCCTGGACGCGGTCTCGCTCGCGAGCAGCACGGGCAGTGGGATGCGCACGCCCCAGTGCCGAATCTGTTTTCAAGGACTCGAGCAG GGGGAACTGCTGAGCCCGTGCCGCTGTGCTGGATCGGTGCGCTGCACTCATCAGCCGTGTCTGATTCGCTGGATCAGCGAGCGAGGCTCCTGGAGCTGCGAGCTCTGCTACTTCAAATACCAGGTGTTGGCCATCAGCACCAAAAACCCTCTGCAG TGGCAGGCGATCTCCCTGACGGTGATCGAGAAGGTCCAGATAGCGGCCATCATCCTGGGTTCGCTGTTCCTGATGGCCAGCATCTCCTGGCTGGTCTGGTCCTCCCTCAGTCCCTCGGCCAAGTGGCAGCGCCAGGACCTGCTTTTCCAGATCTGCTACGGCATGTACGGCTTCATGGACATCGTTTGCATAG GCCTCATCATCCATGAGGGGTCGTCGGTGTACAGGATATTCAAGCGCTGGCAGGCCGTCAACCAGCAGTGGAAAGTCTTGAACTATGAAAAGGCGAAAGACCTGGGGGACCCCCTGAGCTCCAGCGGGAAAGGAGGAGGGACTAGTGGAGGGGGGGCacgtggagcaggaggaggagggggccacGGCAGTAGCAGTACCCTGGGCCGCCACCGGAGGGGGCTGAGTAGCCTCGGCAGCCGCGGTGCCAGGCGGTGGCACAGGCGGAGGCTGAGGACTATCCTGGACCACCACTGTGGCTACACCATCCTGCACATCATCAGCCAGCTCAGGCCCAGCCACCCGCGCCTCCGGGCCGGCGGCAACCGCGAGGTGGTCATGAGGGTCACCACCGTATGA